The sequence CATACATGTTGTTGTTGATGATCCCATGCTTCTGCGGCCGGAGCCCGGTCGCCAACGTGAAAAAATTCGGGAACGTCAGCGTCGGAAAGCTCCCCACCATCTTCTCCGCCGTCACCCCGCCTTTCGCCAACCTCGAAAGCACCGGTGGCTGGTATTTCTCCAGGTAATCCGACCGAAACCCGTCCAACCCCACCAAGATGACGATCCGATCTTTCGGCTCCACCACCGCCCCCTCCCGCCGTTCGTTCAGCCACCAAAACGCCCCGAACGCCAGACAAGCGGCGACGACCAAAAATACATAAACACGACTCGCTTTCATAACCCACGCTCATCACACACCCGATTGCCCATTGTGCAAGCGAACAAACCCGACCTTAATTTAAGGTTTCATCTCCTCCACCGCCCGCTGCGCCGTTTTGCGCAGAAACGCCGCATATTCCGACTCCAAACCTTTCGGAGCAAAATCCACCTCCACCACCCCGCCAAACAACGACTCATAAAACACACAGGCCCCCAGATACTGTCCCGCCTTGCTGGCATGATGACCATCCATCGCCAGCGTCAGCCTGCCATCCTTACCCTTCTTCCAAACCCGGCCCACGTGCAATGAATGCGTCTGATCAGGCAAAGCCGGAGGTTTCGCTGATTTCACCTCAAACTTCTCATCCCGACGATACCCCCATACCGCATCCGTATCCGCCAGATAAAACGCGTTTCCCGTCGGAATCATCCCGGTTCCCAACTCCTTCGCCACCTCACCATAAGCCCCCTTCAACCCTTCAAACATCGCCTGCTGGGTCAACGGCTCCCCCACCTTTTTGTTCTTCACCGAAAACCTCGGATCATCACTTCGATAAGCCCACGTCTCATGAAAAACCACCCGCGCATCCGGTGCGTGCTTCTTGATGTAGTCGAACAAAATTCGCGCAAAGGGCCGGAAGGTATCCACGTCATGACTCTTGATGCTCGCCTGCTGGATCGTCACCACCTCCCACTTCTCCGCCAGCAGATGCGCCTTCAAGCTCTTGCCATCTTTGTATAGACCCGCCGGATCATTCGCATCCGCCTCAAACTTCTGCGCCTTCGTTGCATGCAGCTCAAGGCTTGCCCCGCCCACCACAATCGAGTCATGGATCAGCTCATGCCCGCCCGCCTTCACCAAGTCTTTTAAAAACATCGTCGCATCCCGCGAAAAACTGTTCCCAATCGTCAACAACCGCACCGTCTTTTTGTTCTTCTCTCCTGCCGTCTCCGCCAAAACCCCCGGCACCGGACCCACCACCCCTACCATCAACATCAACGCGAAAAAAATCTTCATCATCAAAACACTCAACGCCCCAGCACCCCCATCACTTGCATCAACTGATCTGTTCCCAACTTTGTGCCTTCGTGTGAGAATAAAAAAACTCGCCACCCTCCCCATCCAATGTTCAAGGTAACCCCATGATCTCCCTCCTCATCACCGTCGAAGTCGACCCCACCCGCGTCGACGAATTCATCGCCTACATCACCGAAGAAGCCGCCGACGCACGCACCAAGGAACCCGGCTGCCGCCGTTTTGAAATCAGCCAGAGCATCGACACCCCCAACCACTTCAGCCTGGCCGAAGCCTACGACGACCTCGAAGCCCTCGAAGCCCATCGCAACACCCCCCACTTCATCCTCTTCAAAGAACGCGCCTCCAACGGCCTCATCCTCAACAAAACCGCCATCCTCGGCAATATCATCGACTCCTAGCTCCCCCGTGACACAGGCTTGCAGCCTGTGGGTGTGACAGGCATTTTGCCTGTCATCCCGAACGTCTCCACACTTATTCGAACCACCTCACCCTCGCGCCATTCCAGTCGAATCCTCCCACGCGCACTCCAAACCCCCCTCTAAGCTCAGGACTTGAACCCAAGCCCATCTCCGACTAAACTGTGGTGAGATGACTTCCGCCGCAGAAACGCTCTTGGAAAACGCCCTTCGACTCCCTCTGGAAGAACGTTGCCGCATCGCTACTCGTCTTATTGAGAGCGTGGACGAGGAAGACGATCTAGATCTCAGCCCAGAATGGCAGGCCGAAATCGACCGTCGCGTGGAGTCCGTGCGCAACGGCACTGCCAAACTGGTGCCGCACGAAGAAGTCATTACCTCACTAAAGAACAAGCTTTCCGAGCAACGCGGAGCCACCTCTCCTCCATGAAGGTCAGCTGGCTTGAATCCGCTGAATGTGAATTCTACGACGCGGCGCTCTATTATGGCAGCATCGACTCTGATCTTGGAGAACAGTTTGCCGCCTGCGCAGAGGTGGCCGTGGCTGAAATAGCCGCGCATCCAGAACTCTTTAGGAAGTTTGACGGTCAAGTGCGCAAAGCTAGGCTCAGGCGGTTTCCGTATGCCATCGTCTATTTGCTCAACTCTGATACCATCCGGATTGTCGCAATGATGCATCTCCACAAACAACCGGGCTACTGGCGGAAAAGGATTAGATGAAGGGCTTGTTAACTTCGACCGACACTGCGCAGTTGCCCGTCATCCCAACCCCCATTCCCCCCTCCTCACCCAATCGCATTCGCCTTCGCATACTCCTCGAACAACCCCCGCGCCCGGTAAAACTCCA comes from Phragmitibacter flavus and encodes:
- a CDS encoding putative quinol monooxygenase codes for the protein MISLLITVEVDPTRVDEFIAYITEEAADARTKEPGCRRFEISQSIDTPNHFSLAEAYDDLEALEAHRNTPHFILFKERASNGLILNKTAILGNIIDS
- a CDS encoding addiction module protein, whose protein sequence is MTSAAETLLENALRLPLEERCRIATRLIESVDEEDDLDLSPEWQAEIDRRVESVRNGTAKLVPHEEVITSLKNKLSEQRGATSPP
- a CDS encoding type II toxin-antitoxin system RelE/ParE family toxin yields the protein MKVSWLESAECEFYDAALYYGSIDSDLGEQFAACAEVAVAEIAAHPELFRKFDGQVRKARLRRFPYAIVYLLNSDTIRIVAMMHLHKQPGYWRKRIR
- a CDS encoding DUF4886 domain-containing protein, giving the protein MMKIFFALMLMVGVVGPVPGVLAETAGEKNKKTVRLLTIGNSFSRDATMFLKDLVKAGGHELIHDSIVVGGASLELHATKAQKFEADANDPAGLYKDGKSLKAHLLAEKWEVVTIQQASIKSHDVDTFRPFARILFDYIKKHAPDARVVFHETWAYRSDDPRFSVKNKKVGEPLTQQAMFEGLKGAYGEVAKELGTGMIPTGNAFYLADTDAVWGYRRDEKFEVKSAKPPALPDQTHSLHVGRVWKKGKDGRLTLAMDGHHASKAGQYLGACVFYESLFGGVVEVDFAPKGLESEYAAFLRKTAQRAVEEMKP